The Kwoniella dendrophila CBS 6074 chromosome 3, complete sequence genome contains a region encoding:
- a CDS encoding chorismate synthase — MSSFGQNYRVHTYGESHCKSVGCIVDGVPPGLRLTEEDIQVQLSRRRPGQSDITTARSEFDTVHLQSGTEHGVTLGTPIGLLVQNKDQRPHDYAETDLYPRPSHADYTYLAKYGLKASSGGGRASARETIGRVAAGAIAEKYLKQAYGIEIVAFVASVGKIALPFAEEEDEVLGKEYMNLVNTVTREQVDKEITRCPHKETSKKMEETIRAAKAKDDSLGGSVTCVIRNAPSGLGEPAFDKLEAVLAHAMLSIPSTKSFEIGSGIRGTTFPGSIHNDPFIEGKDPRTGQDTLRTSTNWSGGIQGGITNGEDIYFRIGFKPPATIAQEQPTARYDGSAGVLAAKGRHDPCVVPRAVPIVETMAAIVIMDMVLQQNARKQAASLLPPLTHLPPTMVLPGKSTVQAVVNGKDVGAVQSQKVGEE; from the exons atgtcaTCTTTCGGTCAAAATTATCGTGTACACACTTACGGTGAATCCCACTGTAAATCTGTCGGTtgtattgttgatggtgttcCACCT GGACTTAGattaactgaagaagatattcaagtgcaattatcaagaagaagaccTGGTCAAAGTGATATTACTACAGCT AgatctgaatttgatacAGTGCATTTACAATCTGGAACTGAACATGGAGTAACATTAGGTACACCAATTGGATTATTAGTACAaaataaagatcaaagaCCACATGATTATGCGGAAACAGATTTATATCCTCGACCTTCACACGCAGATTATAcatatttagctaaatatgGATTAAAAGCTTCTTCTGGAGGTGGTAGAGCTTCAGCAAGAGAAACTATTGGTAGAGTTGCTGCAGGTGCTATAGCAGAAAAATATTTAAAACAAGCTTATGGTATTGAAATTGTTGCTTTTGTTGCTTCAGTTGGTAAaatagctttaccttttgcagaagaagaagatgaagttttaggtaaagaataTATGAATTTAGTTAATACTGTAACTAGAGAAcaagttgataaagaaattacaaGATGTCCTCATAAAGAAACAAGTAAAAAAATGGAAGAA ACAATCAGAGCagcaaaagctaaagatgattcatTAGGTGGATCAGTAACTTGTGTAATTCGAAATGCTCCttctggattaggtgaacCTGCTTTCGATAAATTAGAAGCTGTTTTAGCACATGCAATGTTATCTATTCCATCAACAAAATCTTTTGAAATCGGTTCAGGTATAAGAGGTACAACTTTCCCCGGTTCAATACATAATGATCCTTtcattgaaggtaaagatccAAGAACAGGTCAAGATACTTTAAGAACTTCAACTAATTGGTCAGGTGGTATTCAAGGTGGTATTacaaatggtgaagatatcTATTTCAG AATCGGTTTCAAACCACCCGCTACTATCGCTCAAGAACAACCTACAGCAAGATACGATGGTTCAGCAGGTGTTTTAGCTGCTAAAGGTAGACATGATCCATGTGTAGTACCAAGAGCTGTACCTATCGTTGAGACCATGGCAGCTATCGTCATCATGGA CATGGTATTACAACAAAACGCTCGAAAACAAGCTGCTTCCCTCTTACCTCCTCTCACTcatttaccaccaacaatGGTTCTTCCTGGTAAATCTACCGTTCAAGCCGTCGTAAATGGAAAAGATGTTGGTGCAGTACAAAGTCAAAAAGTTGGTGAGGAATAG